CGCAAAACATCGTGGAGATCAACGTGGAGTTCAGCCAGTCGAGGCGATCACCCTGCAGCAGACCGATCACGAGCATGGCGATGGCGGGATAACCGAGTATGAATCCGGTCCAGTTGAACGAACGGAACCGTTCGAGTTTAGTGGCATCCGCCGGCAGTCCTTTGTAGATTGCCACGCAACTCACGAGGCCAAGCGGCAAGATTTGCCAGAATGCCATTTGCCAGCCGACATATTCCGTCCATAACGCGGCGAGAGGCGTGCCGAGCGCCGGTCCGAAGGTCGCGGTCAGTGCATATCCCGCGAGCCCATATAACTTGACCTTCGGGGGCAGGTAACGCAGCGCCACGATGATCAGCATCGGCGGCAGACATCCGCCTGCGACGCCCTGCAGCGCACGCAATACATAGAGCGTCAGCAGGTTCGGCGCAAAGGGGCAGAGGAATCCAAGGACCATCACGGCCAGCACGGCGCCGATCGTGAAGCGCTTCAGCGTGAACGTCACGCCGAACCACGGCGCGAATACCATCGTGGCCACGTTCGTCGCCTCGAAGAGCGTGGTCAGCCAGGTCCCGTCATCACGTCCGATCGAGAACGCGCCGCGAATATCCGCGAGCGCTACCGCGGTGACCTGTTCGTTCAATATCGCCAGCAGCGACGCCAGCAACATGCCGAGCAGGCCGATCGTGAGCCGCAGTGGCAGCTCCGCTTCGGTGGACGTTTGCTGTGCTGGAGTCCCTGTCGCGGGTACAGAGACAGGCGCCGACGATGGCGCAAGCTTCGGTTCTCCTGTTCCAGTTATCGGTGAGTTGGCGCTATTCATAAGGGTCCGGCCACCAGTATTTAATGGGGCATTCCGTCGGGAAATCTCCCTGTCACGCCCGGTGCTCGCAAAGATCCCGGATGCGCCGCGAAGAAGCCCGATCCGATGACCTTATAGTTTTTACTGCACTCATTCCAGCCGGTTCACTCACGTATTGCTGCCACGCAATGAGTTGATTTCATTCTAGGAGACAGGCCTGCTCTCCTGAAGTCAAAAAGGCCGCTTATCGGTCCATTCCATTCACAAATCCAGCCAAGGTCACCACAGAAAC
The nucleotide sequence above comes from Paraburkholderia aromaticivorans. Encoded proteins:
- a CDS encoding MFS transporter; this encodes MNSANSPITGTGEPKLAPSSAPVSVPATGTPAQQTSTEAELPLRLTIGLLGMLLASLLAILNEQVTAVALADIRGAFSIGRDDGTWLTTLFEATNVATMVFAPWFGVTFTLKRFTIGAVLAVMVLGFLCPFAPNLLTLYVLRALQGVAGGCLPPMLIIVALRYLPPKVKLYGLAGYALTATFGPALGTPLAALWTEYVGWQMAFWQILPLGLVSCVAIYKGLPADATKLERFRSFNWTGFILGYPAIAMLVIGLLQGDRLDWLNSTLISTMFCGGTLLLVAFLVNEWFNPLPFFKLQLLARRNFTHGLLTLVGAVTLLVGVAAIPSQYLAQIHGYRPLQTTPLFLLVAIPLLITLPATAAVLNLRQVDHRWIMAIGLSLMATTCFLGSFVTSDWVRENFYWLQSLQILAQPMVIMGILMGVTTGLPPTDGPFASAMFNTVKTLSGAAATGLIEGLGTAREHFHSSMLVDHLGNNALVTGQSIDAVHGLGELAHRLHEQAVVLTSADLYRVMAGIAVAFLFVIPVLPVRVYPPWSTTQPPSR